DNA from Deltaproteobacteria bacterium:
GCGCCCCATGTATGCCGGTAACGCCATCGCGACCGTGAAATTCGAAAGCCAGTACAAAGTCATCAGCGTCCGCGCCACCGCCTTCGACGCTGCACAGAAGAGCGGCAAGGCGGAGATCGAGAAGGCGTCGGTGAGCATCGACGCGGCTTCTCGCAAGATGAAGTTCGTGAGCTTCAACGAGATCACCTCCGATCGTCCGGTACTGGCCGAGGCGCGGATCGTCGTCTCCGGCGGCCGCGGGCTGAAGAGCGGCGAGAACTTTACCACCGTCCTCGAACCGCTGGTCGATGCGATGGGCGCCGCCATGGGCGCCAGCCGCGCCGCGGTCGATGCCGGCTTCGTCCCGAACGATTTGCAGGTCGGGCAGACTGGAAAGGTCGTCGCGCCCGAGCTGTACATCGCTGTCGGCATTTCCGGCGCGATTCAACACCTCGCCGGTATGAAAGACTCGAAGGTCATCGTCGCCATCAACAAGGACGCCGAAGCCCCGATCTTCCAAGTCTCCGACTACGGTCTGGTCGCCGATCTGTTCAAGGCCGTGCCGGAGTTGAAGGAAGAGATCGAGAAGCTCAAGCACTAAGCGCGCCCCACGCGCGGCTGAAAGAGAGGACC
Protein-coding regions in this window:
- a CDS encoding electron transfer flavoprotein subunit alpha/FixB family protein is translated as MSNVLVFAEHAHGKFPKTTLVALAAGKDAAAKFGGDCYAAVLGKGVDGLAADLAECGVKKVFVVDDATLEHYVADAYAAALSQLAKDKGSDIVIATATAIGKDLLPRVAVRLDAGMASDITDINADGTILRPMYAGNAIATVKFESQYKVISVRATAFDAAQKSGKAEIEKASVSIDAASRKMKFVSFNEITSDRPVLAEARIVVSGGRGLKSGENFTTVLEPLVDAMGAAMGASRAAVDAGFVPNDLQVGQTGKVVAPELYIAVGISGAIQHLAGMKDSKVIVAINKDAEAPIFQVSDYGLVADLFKAVPELKEEIEKLKH